Part of the Falco cherrug isolate bFalChe1 chromosome 6, bFalChe1.pri, whole genome shotgun sequence genome is shown below.
GTGCTTGACTAAGGACTAGACAGTTTGATTGTACCCCATTAAAGTGAGTGGGATTTTGCCATTGATTTCCACGGAACCAGGCTCAGGCCCCAGGTAAGGACGTCAACACGTGGCCCTATGTTGTGCTACACTACTCCACTTCAGTGCAGAAAcaatatttgcaaaagaaaaacttttttgttttgttgtcaCTGCTGTTCAGTAACTGGTTTTAGCAGTGCATTTCAGAAATTACCTTTCTGTGAGATTTGAAACAAGTCTTTCTGAATCCATTCCAATTTGATTATTCAGTACAGGTGGGCTATTTTGATCCAAGAAAAATGGCTCAATGTCTATTAACCAATTATGTTCTTCATTAGGATAAACAACAGCCTGGTTCATCAGCACAGGAGTGAAGAACTGCATGTGGAAAAGGAATGGGGCAGCCTTCCTACCATAGCTGTGTCCGGAGCCGGCTGTCACTTCTCCAAATGGATGATGGCACCTGAGCCGGTTTGGAATCTGCGGTCCTAACAAGTTCAGCCAAGTTTTGTAAGCTGAAGATCTCCATTTATCTTTATCGTGTCAATTGCTGACAGTGTTTCAATACGGTGGTAAAAATCAAAAAGCTGATGTCCATCCACAAATATTCTAAAACGGGGATGCTCGCAAAGTATCTCAacctgtaaaaaacaaaacaacgaAGCATGCTGTTCACAGTGTGATTGGGAAGTTATTTCACAGAACATGAAGACCACTCCATTAGCTTTTAAGTAGTGTTGATACGGTTACACGTTTTGCTACTTACGTGCCACGTAACAGACAGGGCTGAGACCAGTTTGCCCCCATGACACCAGTTACACTACGATGGCTCTGCTCTCTTCATAGGGACATTAATCCAGTCTCACAGCTTTGTGGCGGGAAGGACTGGAACCCAGTCCCACTGGCATCAGGGAGGTTTTGCCTCTTGGAATAAGGCCAGAAACAGACTCAAACTGCTATCACAGGGGGAAGAAACTCTATCGCCAACCCAAATCTTATCTTGTACGTCTTGCTACAGAAgtgttttgggtgttttttttttctgcagaatgaGGGGGCAGTTCCCTCTGCAATGCTTTCCATGCTTCCATTAATTTACTTGGGAGGGAGCGAACAGGAGAGGAGGACTAGGTTTCCCCTCCCATCCCACACATACTCACAGAGCTGCTGTAAAACTAAAAAGCCTTCGCTAATTGTGGCTGCAGACAGCCCAGGACTCCGTGTTGGACTAGACTccatgctggggctgcagcaagggaaatgCGGTGCAGGATGGCTTGAATTCAGCTAGACAGTTCACACGAGGCACAAGCAGGATCGGGGAGGGACACAGCTCATCCCTCCTCCTCCGAGCCTGGCAGAAATGTTCTGGAAAAGCAACAAAGCCTGGAGCTGAACAAGCTTGGGCAGGTTGGGAGATTCCTGATGTTAGGGGTGGCTTGAGAGGGTGCCCTGTATTTAAGCTTCActggagctgccctggcaggaggcaggggtAGGAGGACACCGAACTTGTGCTTCTTGTGCAGGCCCTCAGAGACCTCCAAGTCTGAACAGCCCAAGAAGAAAATCTGCAGGGAAGCCACACGTAAACCCTGGCTCATTTCAAGAGGCTGGTAGTCTGGAGCGAGGTGCTACTTCCAGGCACTTGACTCTGCTGCTATCACGGGGTATAAAAATGGCAACGGGGCCAGCGACAAACACTGAGCTAAAGCCCAACTGACTTGGGGCACGTTGCACCGGAAGCAGTGGCAGCAGACAGTCCAGGAGAGCGTAAGCTCCTGGGGACCCAGCAGCGCACCACGTAACAGGGAAGCACCCGTGCTGCCGCGTAGCTCCCGTGTCACTGCGGCAGGCACATCCAGCCTTAGGCCTTGTTATGTAAAAGATATGGTTAGCCTCAACACTGCTTACAATCCATTTTCAGATCACCGTGGGCCACACCAGAACGATAATTGCAATGGATCACAAGTAACTGGCAAGACACTTAATAGTCTAATTTATTCACTGAGAGGGAGACCGTCAAAGGTACAAAGTCAACTGGGAACCTAAATTCCATTTATGCGtttgggaaaaaaggaagggggcgggggggaagaaTGAAGATGAACAACTTCCCTTCTATAATATCTCATGCCAAATGTGCAATATTGCTGTCCTCTAACATCAACTGTTATTAGTGGGACACCCACAAAACATGCTTTGGGTAATTTGTCTGGCTTGTCTGAGGGCCCAGCCACCGCCCACTGCAGCAGGTACTATAACCTTCTCAGCCAGAGCAGGACCAAGCCTCCGAGCCCTTTCAAGTGCATTTCCCACACGCACCAAAGGGTGTTGCCAGTTCTGATGGGAGAGTTTGTAGAAGCAAGTAGAGCGCAACCAATTTGCAGCAAAACCAGTCACAAACACCCTCTCAAAGCCCAAGCATCTGGGGAGATGGTGAGTTTTTGGAGGTGGGGGAGACCATCTTGGGGGCAAGAAGGATTAAGAGAGTTTGGCAGCCAGTCAGAGCACTGGCATTTAGCAGAGGGGCCAGGGAAGTTTTGtaagaggggaagggaggaaggttTTTCTGGGTCAGCCGCATGGAAAAGGTATGCGGCCTTTTTTCCTCAATGTAGTGAAGCTGCTGAGAGAGAAGcagccctctgcagctgcacacTTTGTTAGTCCTAATTTGCAAAGACATCTTCACATAACCATAAACAGATGGGAATTTGCTTCTAGGTCAACTCAGTCCATCCACAGCACCACGGCATTTCCACATACACCATTTTCAAGTGACTACAGACTTAAATTTGACAGGAGATTTAATCCCAGGGTTCAGAAAAGAATACCACTATCGCTTAGCTGTTTAATCTCTTAACAGGAAGGGCTACAGCCAACCTCAGCACAACACCCCTGGAGAAAAAGGATGAACAAGATCCTTATTAGCCGCACTAAACTGCAAACACTATATCCATTAAGAAAACCATCAAAACATACAACAGTCACCGAGTATTTACATTCTCCTGTAATAACTTGTAATGCACTAATAACATAGAGGTACTGTTTAATTTATAGCTATAAAACTAAGCTGAGGAAGTGTGCTTCATCACGCAGTATTACAGCCTCCAACTTGTCATAGCACCCCGGTGAGGCGTTTGTAGCCCCACGCAAAATGCCTGCAGTTGCACACACCAGTGGAATCTCCGTGCAACTTCTGGTCAATACAAACAATCTGTCAACTGGTGTCTCAACCAGGGAAGCGCGGGCTACACTGCAATTTCACAAGAGGCAAGTTGGGTTCTACTGCGGCAATGATCAAATTATACTTATCAGATATGGCGCATGCTGCTGTCATCCTGGTACTCACCCTAAAAGGCTGGTCCGGTATAAACGGAAAATAAGGAATAGACGATTGCTCTTCCCCCCATTCTCCGGCTACACAAGAGTTTCTGACAAACTGTCTGTCTGTAAACACGGCTTTCAGTTCAATGGCTACGTCCGCAGGAGGATCCTCCGACTCCCCGCAAGTCAGACTGATGCCAAAGCTGCAACACAGAACGGCTCGTATTCAGCCGGGAACAAGGAAACATGCCCCAAACACCACCAGTCTCATTTCTCAGCTTGTCAAAGCCATTGATGGTAGGGTGGCACGGTAAGGGTGACAGCTCAGCTTGTTCGGAGAATGCTCCTAAAGCTCAGCAGGGACAAGAACGTGGTtatagcatatatatatatatatatatatatgtatgtgcgTGCATGTGCATAGGTGTGTGTATCTATATATGCCATACATGCCTCCTTTACTCCCAAGTGCAACGTTGAGAAACAGGATCCCTTGAAGAAATGCCCCCTCTATGGGTCAAAGGAGAAATCAGCACGCTatatttaaaatgataaaaataatccttttccAGAAAGGAGGGATCTGTGTGTAAGCGTGTGGCCTCCCCGcctcgccccctccccgggcccagcgcccccggggcgggcagccctgcccagctgttACCTCTCGGGGTTGAGGTCCACTATGCCCATAACTAAGATCTTCTTTCCCGGCCTCATTCCTCCTTTGATGTGCCCACAGAAGGGGACGATCTGGAAAGTACAGGGGGAGGATGGCGAGGGTCAGctcggcagcggcggcggccgcccctgTGCAGCCGCACGGGGCGGGGAGGGTGGGCTGGGGTGTTGATAAAGGGGTTAAAAAAATGCCCcccaacaaataaaacccccaaataaaGGTGAGTTACCAAGCGAGGGAAGTACACATCAGCTTGCACCGGGGATCCCAAGGAATTGTTTAAATGCCCGTCTTCTATTTTCTGCAGGTAAAAAGGAGAGCGCTGAGGCAGGGCTGGCGGggccctcccgctccccccgcaGGTGCCcgccggggggggtgggggctgccctgcccgtGTGTCGCCCACCCCCAGCGCCAAGCCCGGTCCCggtccccgtccccgtcccgtcccggagccgcggggagggggccgAGCAGCACTCACCGGCGCGTCCCGTTCGGCCACGGTCCCCGCCATCTTGTGGAAGCGGCGGCGCTGGGGACGGGGCGGGGGcgaggaagggaggagggaggggggggctgcGCGGCGGCTCCGGCGGCTAGGGGCAGTGGCGGAGCTGCGGCGGCAGCGGAGCCGGTGCAGAAGTAGGAaggggaggaggcggcggcggtggaggaagaggaggggaggtggCCGGCCCTGCCTCGCCCGGCGGGGAGCCCAGCCCCTGGCCTGAGGGGGagccgggcagggcgggggctgctgccgctgctgctggtCCGCTCCGTGGCCTCGGACACGCGGGGCCTCGGGCTCTCGCCGCTCGGAGTCCCTGAGAGCCCCAGCGGGAGGCCCCGTCCGCGGCCTCGCTGAGGAGGGGGCGGCTGGAGCCGGGACggggggtgctggtggtgggCCCGGGGTGGGCCCTGGCCGGcctccaggctgggggggggcgctgcaggtgctgtgtgctgtgagaggGGCTACAGGAGCCCTGTGCCACTTATTTCAGGGGTCACTTTTAGTTTTGAGCTTGGACACCCTGGTGAAGAAGCTGAGACGGGTGTCGGGTAAATCCCCATCTCTCCAGAGGGGAAGCGATGGCTCAGCCCCCCACAATGAGCCGTcaccccgctccccccgccggTGTGCCCACCCTGTGGCATGGACCCGAGGGGCGTCGAGTCCctgagggctgggctgggtggcacGTCTCCCGCTGGAGGGTGCCATGGCCCGTGGTGGCAGGCGGCTGCTGCATGGATTGCAGCCGCTTGGCCAAGTCAagtcaggcagcagcagctccttggaaatcctccccaccagcctcctAACGAGGCACGCTGATTGCATAAGTCGGTCGGCCGGTGACGGAGCAGGGAGCTCCTGTTTACAGGCAGTGTCCGTAGTTATGCAACGTGGCAGCACCTGTGGGTGTCCGGCTCTGCTGAGAGCACGGCGAGGCTCCTGCCGAGGCCACCAGCCCTGTTCGTGGCTGCTGCGCAACACCAGGAATCCCTCGCCTTTACCACAGCAAAGTGACTTGTCCTGGCAAGCATGCTGTAATGACCCTGTTGACGAGTTTAGGGTCCTGGAGGGGAGAATGAGGAAGGCTTTCTTCCTCACCACTGGGGTTTGGTGGCATGAGCATCTCTTTAGCAAGGTGATACAGCGGCTGGGCTTGGCTTGCTGCCTGAAGGACCTTGCACAAGTCGTTTGTCTTTTCATGACTTGTACCTGCGCATTAGTCAGGGTTGGTGAATGTCACTGTCCCTCCTCTGACGCACTGGGGGTGTTAGTGACTTGCATTGAGTAAAATGGAACAGAGTGGAAGGAGCTAAGTCATTGCAATATTTAGGGTTTCAGTGTGATGGTGTGTGTCTGTTGGGAAATCCTTGGAATCAATAGGTGATGCCCTTTGAGAAATCAAGAGCTACTGAGAGTAAGTGCAGATTGTGCAAGTGTTTAGACGCTCAGTTACTTTTTCAGTAGTGCCCACTAATTTGGGGATGTTTTCGTCGCTGGACGCCCAGCTAGAGGTGGCTCATAGAAGTTTATGTTTGTGCATACGGCGCTGCTGGAAGTCATGTACTGGAGTCATGGCTTCTTCAGCTGTACCAACATAGCCACGCATGAAGGCAATGGGCATCCCTCTTGCCCAGGTCTCGGCATACGAAAACCACTGGACTGTTTTTTCATGCCAAAACATTGGGTGTCAGCCATCACCACACAGAAAAGCACCTTCCTCAAATACTGCCAGGAGAGTGCAGTAAAGTGAAACCACCGCACATTAGAAATGGTTGGCTATCAAGTGGTGAGTTGAGTGCACTCACAACTTCGCCACAAAGAGGAACTGGATTTAGCTTGATGGTTTTGTCAGCTCCTGTGTGCTGTGCACCTCGTCAATGCTGATGCCAGCtgcattatgcattttttttctgcaggcctgagaaagaacagaaatcacTCTacgctttttatttttatttcatggtaCAGTGTTACACAATGCTTGAAGAACTCTTTTCAGAATGCCtcatcttttcctctgctgtacAGGGAGCCACTTTACTGGATAAGATTAAATTTATTTGATGTAAAATCAGGCCAGGCAGTTGCATGTGCCAAAGCATAAATTATTGTGAGGAGAGAGGTCATCATTATGTCTTTGTTTTGTAGCTGGTTTTAATTgaactttttaatttcagaataattaaATAGCAGAAGACTTGGTGATTTGGCTAGCTGCTTTGCcttgtgtttgtcttttttggcatgttttctgaagtagcacaaatgcaacatttattttgttggcTATGGAACATGGATTGACTGGAACAACCTGCAGTATGAAGTTAGGATGCGGGAGGACGTTCCCGTGTTTTTAAGGCAGTGGTGGTCTGtgcctttctgtttctgtgccaCATTCTCCTTTTGCCCCATGACAGCCCAGGAGGACACTGAAAATCCTGTTTGCACCACAAACAAGGTgaggcagccagagcaggagctTTGCCTCTGTGTGCggctgtcctgcctgtgtgaTGGCTGCTCCTGTGGTTTCTCCTAGGGAGGTGTTCTCCGGCAGAAGAGGACTATGTGCCTCCACACTGGCCAGTGGTCTGTGGAGCAGGGCTGCATTTCTCAGCAGCACCATACCTCCCACCCACGCAGAAGCTTCCTCCAGACCCAGCTTCCTACCAGGTTCCCCTCTGCAAAAGGCTGCAGGGCGAGTGCTGCCATCTAAGCTCCTGTGCTTGTTCTTCTGAAGAAGGGAGAGGTCTGAGCCAAATCTGTTCCCTCACTCATGCAGTCCTTGCTAAATCATCTGCACAGACTAGGCCCCGTTCAGTATTTGTACCAGCCCTCTTGATGGTGAAGCTCTTGAGGTTTCATGCTTGAAGGGCCTGAGCTTGCAGACCTTGTGGTAATAGTTGGAGCAACATGATAAATATTTGTGCTCCACTGAAATAATGCTGAGGTACAAGTTCCTGAGCTTGGCTGGTTGGCCATGTACAAACAGCCTTGTGGAAAGGTGTTG
Proteins encoded:
- the LGALSL gene encoding galectin-related protein codes for the protein MAGTVAERDAPKIEDGHLNNSLGSPVQADVYFPRLIVPFCGHIKGGMRPGKKILVMGIVDLNPESFGISLTCGESEDPPADVAIELKAVFTDRQFVRNSCVAGEWGEEQSSIPYFPFIPDQPFRVEILCEHPRFRIFVDGHQLFDFYHRIETLSAIDTIKINGDLQLTKLG